The following are encoded in a window of Rhodothermales bacterium genomic DNA:
- a CDS encoding type II toxin-antitoxin system VapC family toxin has translation MSDRFVLDASVALAWCFQDEATPFTRALLDQVLDGAVVTTPSIWPLEVSNGVRIAERRGRIGVAEGDRLMDFVRHLSIRVKRTRTVEIFGDVADLARYERLTVYDASYLYLARSEGLPLASLDGPLCAAARRQGVDVLH, from the coding sequence ATGAGCGACAGGTTTGTCCTCGACGCGTCTGTTGCGCTGGCATGGTGTTTCCAGGACGAGGCGACGCCATTCACCCGGGCCCTGCTTGATCAGGTGCTGGATGGGGCAGTTGTTACGACGCCGTCCATTTGGCCCCTGGAGGTATCGAATGGAGTTCGCATCGCAGAGCGGCGTGGCCGTATCGGGGTTGCGGAAGGGGACCGGCTGATGGACTTTGTGCGGCACCTTTCCATTCGGGTCAAAAGAACGCGTACAGTGGAGATATTCGGTGATGTCGCGGATCTTGCCCGGTATGAACGCCTCACGGTATACGATGCGTCCTATCTCTATCTGGCTCGTAGCGAGGGGCTTCCCCTGGCATCGCTGGATGGGCCGTTGTGCGCCGCGGCTCGCCGGCAGGGAGTAGATGTATTACACTAG
- a CDS encoding PorV/PorQ family protein, whose protein sequence is MPARLAIFALLLALLPLSASAQAGLAFLRIGSNASAAAMGDAQTASTRDAFSTYWNPAGLGGRAGNSAAFSHHIWIGSTRTYSAAGRFQAGAQGGFGAFVTAMDSGDLEAREGPGDPEGLFNAQFVSVGGSYGLALGPVRLGATAKFLSERIFASSAEGYAFDFGAQADLFDGGIRLGAALMHIGEMNTLSAEATELPATVRAGVAVYPFRVVTMTDNAVLLNAYFTGEVSHVLPTETTRIHVGAAVQVEDLVIIRAGYITNDELRGPTVGGGLGTSGLLFDYAFVPFDGGFGGAGHVLSLLYAW, encoded by the coding sequence ATGCCTGCACGCCTCGCCATCTTCGCCCTCCTCCTCGCCTTGCTCCCCCTCTCCGCCTCGGCGCAGGCGGGGCTGGCGTTTTTGCGGATCGGCTCGAACGCGTCGGCGGCGGCGATGGGCGATGCACAGACGGCCAGCACGCGGGATGCGTTTTCGACCTACTGGAACCCCGCCGGCCTGGGTGGTCGCGCAGGCAACTCGGCCGCGTTTTCACACCATATCTGGATCGGGAGCACGCGGACGTATTCGGCGGCCGGCCGGTTTCAAGCCGGCGCTCAGGGCGGTTTCGGAGCGTTCGTGACGGCGATGGATAGCGGCGACCTCGAAGCCCGCGAAGGTCCGGGAGATCCTGAAGGGTTGTTTAATGCCCAGTTCGTGAGCGTGGGCGGGTCGTACGGCCTGGCGCTGGGCCCCGTGCGGCTCGGAGCGACGGCCAAGTTTCTGTCCGAGCGCATCTTCGCCAGCTCTGCCGAGGGGTATGCGTTCGACTTTGGGGCGCAGGCGGATCTGTTCGACGGCGGCATCCGACTCGGCGCGGCGCTTATGCACATTGGCGAGATGAACACCCTCAGCGCCGAGGCTACCGAGCTGCCCGCAACGGTCCGCGCTGGCGTGGCCGTATACCCCTTCCGGGTGGTGACGATGACCGACAACGCCGTGCTGCTAAACGCGTACTTCACGGGCGAAGTGTCCCACGTCCTCCCGACGGAAACGACCCGGATCCACGTGGGCGCGGCGGTGCAGGTGGAGGACCTCGTGATCATCCGCGCCGGCTACATCACCAACGACGAACTCCGCGGCCCGACGGTTGGCGGGGGGCTGGGGACCAGCGGGTTGCTGTTCGATTATGCGTTTGTGCCCTTCGACGGCGGGTTCGGTGGGGCGGGGCATGTGCTGAGCTTGCTGTATGCGTGGTGA